GGAGACGATGCGGGGCAGAAACCCAGCGGCTGTTCAGCTCCCGGCGGGGATTTCCACCTTGGAGCCCGAAGGTTCCACACGGACCCTGGATTTTTCAGCAACCTGGCAGCCCAACATTATCTCCACGCGGCTGCTCCATCGACGTGGAGATGCTGGAAAAAGTGCTAGTGGAAAAATGTGTTCTCTACGTACCCTCCTCTCTGAAAAGCCTGGCAAGAGTCACctcttaaaaaaccaaacctgtcCCTCCCGCTGGAAAAGTGACGGCCGCCTCAGCCTCGTGACATTCAGCTCCTTGCGAGGTTTAAGACCGGTTCAGCATCAGCTCTGCCGGGCACCTTATGAGCCCAAAGAGGGAAATGCAGACCCGAAACCTGCTCCGGGACCTGGAGGTTTCGAACACTGTTGGGGGTAAAACACACCCAAAGGGGATACGGGAAAGCTGCAACCctgtcaatttaaaaaaaaataaaacaaaacgGTATGGTATGGTCAAACACTTGTTCCCTGATTATTCCTGTCCGGGTTTGGAGCTTTACAACCGTGTTTTCATGGGTTTGCaggagattttatttatttttttttttcaaggcacTAAGCACTCGGAGGCAGAGGGGAGTCGAgatggggagaggctggagcacggagggatggggagaaaagcCGCTCTCTGCATCCCCCCGGCGTCACCAGCAAGGTCTGAGCTACCTCGTGATGCCCCACGGTGTGCCGAGGTCGCACGGGTGAGAGCGGCGAGGGCAGGGAAAGGCCTTTGTGGGACGCAGGCAAGTCGCGGGCAGGCTGGGCGATCCCAGCTCTCCCATCCCACGGGATCGGGTCACTTCGAGTCCCTAAGGGGAAAAACAaggcgggggggagggaagcTGCTGCATTCGCTGCCGCCTGCGTCAGTCCCGGATCTGCCGCCTCTCCGATGTCACCCATCGCTCCGTCCTTCCAACCTGCCAGCAAAGCCACcggctgctcctctgcctcgTCCACCCTGGCGCAAAAGAGGCACGGGTGGCGGGATCAGCCCAGAGCTCCATTTCTCcgttctcttttctttcagtgaacaCTTTTCCTCGACAGACGGGGTTTTTGTGCAGAGCCGAACGCTCGGTGAGCCTAGGAGGAGCTGGTGAGCTACTGTCGGCGCTGCCGCTCgctcctggctcccagcacTACGCACCAAGTACAGGAACCCGAAGGCTGACGAAGCAAGTATGTTTTACAACACATTTTTGTCATTCCTGCTATTCtcagacaaagaaataaagagagaCACTTGTTTCAAAGCCCCCTGAAGCAAACTGAGCAGATCTGAAGACCAGAGCAAACCCCGTCGCTGCAAGACGGGTCGGTTTTTTACCCCTTTTCGGACCACACAGGGTTTTCTGTCATTCCCTCTCAGCTCTCCAACCTGCAtccagcagcaggatggagagaaagcagagcCGGGCTGGATCCTGAACCTCCTGCAAACCCTCTGCCTTAGATGCTGGGTCCCCCAAAAAATGGTCCTGATCCCCCGCTGTGCCTCACCTGGCTGAAACCCCTTTTAGTCCAGGTCGCACGGCTTTAAGCCATGccaaacccccccccaccccccgtgtCCTCGGCTCACAGCTCGCTCTCGCTGCAGAAACAACATCCCGCGTCGGGATAGTAAGAGCTGGAACGTCTATCTACACGCAAATTCTGCAGAAAcagttttacagaaacaaaaggcGGGTCCGGGGGGAGGCTACGCAGGATCCGAACCAAGTGCAAACTGCCGAGGCCAGAACTGACCCTGATTACGCACAAGACGACCCTCGAGATGAGCAAGAGGAACCAGAGGAGCACGAGAGAGGCCGAGACAAACCAAACCCAGGAAACGCCACGGTTGATATTACCGAGAAATCgaggaaaacctgaaaaagagaggagggggagaagacAGATCTCGAGAGAGAAAAACCAAACTGCTGAACTTCCCCGTCCAGAGAGGGATCCGGTTCCTTGCTCAGactttgctttgggttttgctgtcCCTGGAAACCTTCCAAGTCTGGATGAGCCAAACGAAATCACTTTGACAAACAAACTTGGCTCAAAAGTGGCGAGTGCAACCTGAGGTGGGCAAGAGCTCGGCCGAGGAGGGACCTCccgaggaggagaggaagaccAAGGGCTGATGCAACTCCACGGATTTTGATGAGGTTGATTCCAAGAGCCCGAACGCACACagcacacccccccacccccccaatcTCCAAACTATCAACCCTGATCGCTTGCCCAGGGCCAGCGGCAGCCGCGGGaagcacacacagacacacacacacgctaCGGCCGTCCGGCAAGAAAGCGGACCCGATTCCAAACGCCTTTCAACATCGAGGGTTGGGTTTTTAAACCTGCCCTATCTAGGAAAGTGGAAGCTCTGTGAATCCTTCGTTTGCTCCGATTCAGAAGCAACGGATGCTCCGTCACCGAGAGCGGAAGATGATCATGAAGAGGTAAAAGACTGGGCAAACAGAAACACTACTTCGTGTGCCCTCCCCTCGGAACAGGCAACTAATTCGTGATTTAAGGCCACCATTATTAAGGTCATCGAGGTTATGCGTAAAGGAGATGATCCTTGGAAACGGGAGGGATTTGTTCGCCAAGGTGTACAgtggagctgggagcagaggatgaATTCTCACATCCTTATCGCCCGCTGGGCCGGCTCATCCGTTCACGTACCTCCCAGAGCGCCTTTGCACCGGTCCCAGCCGACGCACCTCAGCACCGATTTACTGTACGGAAGACTGCGAGCAGCCGCTCCGCTGCCAGAACAGACGGTacctctcctccagcagccgcAGCATCCCGTCATGAGAGCAGGACGTGAACGTCCGCAGCTCCCGGCGCGGCAAAAGTCACCAGGAACACGCGTGTGTGTCCCCGGCCCCACGTCCCCATCTCCCAGTCGTTGGGCACAAACTGATTTACAGCGATTACACTCCCATCGTGTCCAAAATCCTTCGCTGGGAGTTACCGTGAGACGAGAGTAACCCTCGATCCCTTTAACCTCAGAGCTCAAGGAGGCTTCTGGTGCGAAGGTGCAATGTTTCAGGTAGCTAGAGCAGAGGGGGGAGCAGATGCCTGGAAGCAGCAcgctgttaaaaataaaatacattgacAGCATGACTAAATGTCACAGCCTCCCAAGAGCTATGTTTTCCTTCGCcgagagcagaggaggagggagggtggggggggaactggaagagagaaagcacCAAGGGGATCCACCAAGGTTTAGTGTTAACATAACCGATACCTGACAGTGAACCTTTCAAGGTGCTTTTCAAAGCCAGGCTCTGCGTGTTCAGAGGACTCCGCGAGTTGACGGATCGTCAACTGAAGGGTGGAGAAAAGCTCTCAAGCTGCGGCCGTCCCGCCAGGACGGGCGATGGCAGGGCAGCGGTCAGGGGCCAGGATCTGTACAGGCTACGCAGTGTAAGAAGCGCCATAGCTGCCCTTAactcacttggaaaaaaaaaaaaaaaaaccaaaagaaataaaaatccttaaCGGCCCCCACTCGTCAGGGACTTAGTTACGGTCAGTCTCTCCGGCTGCGAGTTCGTGGTTAGCTCCGTGTCACACGCACAGGCTGTGACATCATCTGCCAGCAGACTGCGACTGTGGAGCCATGATGACGTGTGACGGGATCggcatgctcagttctgtcCTTTGGCTCGCCATCTGAGTGAGCACCGAAGTGGCGACTGCTTCTGCCGCCGAGCGGACGCTGAGCCCGTTGGGAGAGGCCGTCACGGAGCTGTGCTGGATGACGGGAGCAGGGGAGCCGGTGGGCTCAGAGCTCTCCTTTGGGCTTTCTGCTTGACCGGagaaggggatggggaaaggaaaaaaaaaaaaaaagaaatcaaggtTAGAGAGAGGCTGCGCGCGTTGCTGCTGGTGTTGGCAGTGAGATGACGGGACGGGAGGCTGATCCCTACAGGAGTCCcagctccccccgcccccaagcTGGGTcacctccccccgccccaagcaGCTGTTTGGCAAAACCAAGTGaggactggaaagaaaagcGATCAGAGTTGGGACGTAATGACCCACCGGGTTCGGCTGGCCCTGTGCCTCAGAGAAACCCCACCAAATCTTACCCAATTCACAGCAGGAAGGCACAGAGCGCAGAGGTTTCGCACCAAGGATGGCAGACCCAGCATAACCTTTAGCGTAATAAATCTGTTTCCTCGTTATAACCAATGAACTTTCCCTACATGTTGTTTCCTGGCGCGGTACTTGGTTCAAGGCCATTTAGCCCAGAGACTGAACAGTTCCTTCAGAGTCCTCACCATCTGTTGGGTGAGCACACAGGAAAGCGTGCAACAGAAACCCTTCTGCAAAGGCAGGcggggtttttttgccattttttatataaattaccTGGTTTGCTCTTTATTGTTCTCTAGAACATTAAAATCAATTAGAGCCCATTACAAACTGTTTGCTTGCTCGATTTCTTTCGCTAACTCGAAGCACTATGATTGAAGGGATGGGAGGCGAACAAAGGCTGAGACTTTCTTCCGTGCTCTTTTCCGAGCGACGCGGATTGGTTTCCAAAACTTTGGATTCTCTCCCACAAACAGCCCACTGCACCCAGGCAGAGCTTCTAACGCAGAGGATAATTTGTGACCTATCAAATGCCAAGGCGAGAGCAATCAGACCTCTCTCTTTGGGGGTATACACTCATTATCTACAGATGTCAGGAGGAAATTCCCTCCTGTGCACTTGGCTAGATGAATTACGGGTAAAATGCGGTCACCTTcctttaaaagagcaaaataatggCATGAGCTGGGATACTGCTTCCACGTCAGGAGGGTAAACCCCGTgacactggggggaaaaaaaaaaaatcagagaagagGTTTACAGCCTTACTGGGTGCTGGCAGATGTATTTTAGGGCTCGGTTTTCTACCAGGTGCTTGAGCATTGTACCCCTTTCCCAAACAGGTTTTACCTTCCCTTGTGAACCCTTCGCCAGCGTGCTGAAAGATGTGGCTAGCACAGCAGATTTGAAAACCGACTTGGCGGTGAGAGAGAAGGTCGAGCAGAGCAATATAATAGTTTGGCATCCCAAAAAGGAGATTTACAAGgtattacaaataaaacaacccaACTGTACATGAGGCAGCTGTAATTCCATCGAGGGAATCTGGCATTTTTGTTTAAGGACCTGCTTAGTCACAAATctcaataataaaaaaggcagccggggaggggggcacggggagggaggtgtgaaattcatttttattattcagaTGTGTGATGAATTCCTATTATTGGAGTAGACAGACTGTGAGGAATAATAATAGGAACTGTAAACTTTGGAAGTTAACAGGAAAAATCATGTCGCCTCTCTGCATTATACACAGAGCGAACACCTGTCTGCAAGGGCTGGGGGACAGCGAGGATTTTCACGACCACATTACTCAAGCTCTGAGTCACCGTAATGAGTGAAAATAAACTGGCTGTGCCAGGCCCTGCACGACACGTATCTGTGCCTCAGCGCGCAGGCAAAGAGCGTTTCAGAGACCCGGGAGATGGGAATCGGGAGGCAATCAGGCAGGACAGTTGCCTGCTTCcctggcttttgttttctttcccttcctcatctccatccatccctgcTTCTCGTCCCGTTAATCTAGGCAACGCTAGGGGACTCCAGCATCCTCCCTAAGTCTTTGCACAAATACCACAGCGTGGAATTGTTATTGCAGGGATGACATAAGAATCCAGACATAACGTTTAGCTCCCGGGTTGATTATAATGAAATaggcagcatttaaaaaagaaaaaaaaaaaagaaaaagaaagaaaagaagatgaagagagGCCTTCTTACTTCCAAACCCGAACCGATTTGATGTGAATTGCAGAGAATGAGATATAGAGCCCCATGATGTCATTTATAGAGTCTGGCCTTTTCTGACTCCGGCTTCGCTTTCAGAGCAGCAATAGTTTTTAACTTCAAAGAGAATATCAAGTGCTTGGCACGCTGCCTGGGAGCGGGTGCAGAGATGCTGGCCCGCACTCCAGGGAGAAGCCGAGATATGGATCTCTGTCAAATATTCTACGCTACAGAGACGCGGAGGGAGATGtactccctccttccctcaccGCCGTCGCCCTcgctgcctggctgcaggatCTTAGCAACCAGGTCCAGCCTGGGTGGCTCCTCCTCACCGCGGAGGCTGCGGAGGCCACCTCAGCAGAAGACACAGGACCAAGGTCTGTCCTGTcctgccaggcacagcagctGGAAGGTGACGGAGCAGAGATCACGATGAAGATTCCCTTCCTTTACATCCTACACAGGTTTTATCTGCTTAGACCTACTTAGGGGGTAGAGAGGATCAGCAAAAGCCATCACTCACCGAGATAgccctgtgttttcttctgtagtgCAGTTACGGGGCAGTCCTTGTGAGCCAGCAGGAGCTGTTTAAGTTGAGCAACTTCGTTCCTCAGTAGCGTAACTTCATTCTGAGATcgaaaaaacaaacaaacacgCACATACGCATCACTCATGTTCTTGACAGCAGCCTGTAGCAACGGCAGGACATTAATTTATGTGCCCTGCAAACTTACAATTTGTCGTCTAATTTGAGATGCCTCTGGCCCAAGAACACCAAACAAAGTTTCTGGGTTTGGGGAATTTAGTGTGCAAGACATGGACTGCAGCATTTCTTTCCACCGCTGGCTGGAAAGCCCCTCATTATGTTCATCATCTAATCCTGGACATACATTTGCCTGAACCCTCCTGCTAATGCCAACTGCTTGAGTCAGACACTCTGGCGTGTCGTTGGCTCCGATGGAAAACTAGACGGAGCGAGAAGCTGAGTGTACAACCAGGTCAGCCCACGCAAGGCCGTGGGGAACATCCGAGCTCCTCCAAGCCCTTGGTACCTCTGTGAGCTTCTTCCTTAAATCAGATCTACTCCTCTGAAAACGTCGTGCAGCATTTTATTCCTCTATTGAAATGTTTGGACAAACAGCTGAAACCCAGTCAATTGTATGTCAAAATTGCCCGAGGAAACAGTTTCTATAATTATCttgggaaaagaataaaaataccatGATCAGTGCTATTGAAAAAATCCCACCACGTGAGTCACTAGCCaccaatgaaagaaaaagcccagAATGGACAGAGCCTTTGCAGACCCGTCAATCCTCAGCCAGTGCCGAGAGCATTAACAAGGGGGCTAATGGCAATGGAAGTGAAATCTGTACTTCCAGATGCGCTGCACTTCTGCTAGGCACACTGGGGGTGCTGCCAGAGAGCCACTGGAAAACCTtattctccagaaaaaaaatccatgtgcCTGCAAGCGGCAGCTGCAGAGCCTCCCTGCTCACCCCGGCGCCAGGTCCACCGTGCAGGGAAGGGAACTGGGACGGCTTCTGCTGTCCCCGTGCCAGCTGAGAGCTCTCCCTCGCGCAGGGGAGGTTTCCACTCTGCAAATACAGCTGCTTCCTGGGGCCTCCGCGCTCTGCTCCTGAGGCTGGCATTGCTCCTTGAGCTACGGGTGGAGGCAGAGCCTGTTcgagggggacagggagggaaaCGAGAGCACTGAAGTGCTTTTCCCCCATGGCCTGCTCGAGGCAGAGCATCAggatgggaaggaaggagggaaatcTAGGCACAGAGGCAGAAATCCTACTCCAGAGCACAGAATCCAAATGCACGTTGTCTCTGCAGCACGGGGAAGATGTTCCCTCCAGAGCGACGGTCCTAACGCTGGCAAAGGGCTGTGCTCAGCCTCCACGGTTACATACTCACGCTCAGCTGGATGTTCTGGGTCGTGAGCTCCTCGGCTTTCTTCTCCAAGGAAGACACCCAGAGCTTGCGTTTCTGACGGCAGCGGGACGCAGCAGCCCGGTTCCGTTCCAGGAAACGTTGCCGGCGTTCATCAGGGTCTTCGTCAACTGTGCGTCGCCGTCGCCCGCCGGTGCTGGgggtgggctgggcaggggaaaCCTGGAGATGGTGCACGTGAAAgagagatactgaaaaaaagcCAGACACGCGTCAGCATAACAAACTTTGGCAAAGGAGACGCCAGCTCTTGCGGCTGGGGCGAAAAGGGATTTGTTTTTACAGAGCAGCCAGAACCGCACACTGCAGGGACGGACCgagggcagccctggctgccacGGGGGAGCTGGGGACAAAACCCCTTTCACGGGTGTTTCTGGCCCTTCCTCAGCTGAGTCTGAAGTGCCCCGCAGACTTAAGGGGTGAATCCACACGAACTCTCTGAGATCCTGAACCCAGTGAACGTGTGAACATCAGGCAAATTGTTTAAATCCCAAACTCCTATGGTCAGCTCGTGGCGTGTAACTGGCAGCAAAAGCTTCCTCCGCTCCGTGCTGAAAAGCTAACATGGCAAATGACCACGGGCAATGCAGGGGAAATGgccttccttttaatttcacttAAGTGACTTTAAAAAGCACTTCATGCTGCACTGACTTAGGAGATTCCCACGTGGCCAGCAACCACGTATCAGCTGACAGAGGGCTGGGAGCCCTCGATCCCACTGATGCGTATAATGATGCACGGTCAAAGCGACGTCTCCATTTGGGTTCACTAACACCATTTAGGTTCAGCAACTCCATTTGGGTTCGCTGCCTCCAACTGGGTTCACTAACTCACTCACTCGTGGAGCACAAATTGCAGGTTTTGAGTGGgtgatttgctttaaaaattaatttgggttAACTTTTCCCTGAATGTCTTCAGCTAAACAAGCTCTCAGATGCGACTGGTACAAAAAGATTTCGTAACGTCGCACATATTTCCCAGTTTTATTTCaggagaacaaaggaaaagtcaGTGAGGACAAACGGTCCTGCAGACACAGCCTTGCCGGCGCTTCTGCGAGGGCTCTGTAATTACACCGCCACAATCGGGGAGTGCAGTTACACTTCGGTACTCGCTGTCAGGCAGCATATGGATATTAAACTTTTGGAAGCCTATCTAACTGACGGAGCAGGTGGCGATCCTGATGGAAGGCTGGCATTTGGTTAGCTGGCAGGAGCCAGTGGAGTTGATTGCCTAAGAGGGGAGCGTTTAACCCCAGTAATtgagcagggagaagagagcaaaatattcttttgaaaCTCCAGACCTTGTCAAGCAAATTAACACGTTGCTGAAGTTTTCTGCCTGGTGGCGTTTGAGAGCATTAGTGCTGAAGCGGCACTGAAAAAACAAGGGGTTTTAACCCATTCCACAAGCCAGGAAGCCGCAaggatttccttttctctccctgagGCCCAGAAACCCCCAGCACCTTCAGCCCAGCCTTGGGTGCTAAGCAGCAGCAGACCTGTGgctgagctggggaaggggcgTCAGGATGCTGGACAAGGATCTGACTCTGCTCCGGACGTGCGGTCACCATCGTGCTGGCTGAGCCCACCACCAGGTTGCTGCCGTTCAGTGAGGAAGACGCTGTCAAGCTGGCCTTCAGCCTCTGttaaaggaggggaaaaaaaaggacatcaGTGGACCTGTTAAGGCTTTAACCAGCTTCTCTAACATTCAAGGAGCCAGGCCGCTGGGGAACGGGCTCTTCGGGGACTGCGGCGGATTCAAATCCAACTGAAAGCCATCACCATCTGGTCTACCCAAAGACAGACAGCGGCTTCCAACTTAGGCTCAAGCAGACAGGTGTCCGCAGCCCAAAATTGCTACTGCAACTGGCACCGATCTGCTCCCCAGCTGGCAGGCTCTGCAGAAAGACCACAGACTGAACTGCGGAGCCCGAACTGCCCTCGAGCACGCGCAGAGTCCTTCTGGGATGGAAAAGGACCTACGGGTGATCAAGACTGCGTCTTGTAAGTTCCTTCTCTGGGCAGCCGGACACATGCCAGTGGGGCAGATGGCTGCTTCACGCCTCGAATAGAGTTTAAGATCTCTCATCCCACTTGTAGCTCTGATCCGCCCATGAATCCTGCAGACACCTAAACAGGGTGCGATGGGAGCAGTGACAATGCACACCAGCGACAGGGAGCAGCACCGCCGTAAGAGGTGGGTTTGCAAACACCTCCACCCTGTCTgtctcagacaaaaaaaaaacccaggg
Above is a window of Balearica regulorum gibbericeps isolate bBalReg1 chromosome 29, bBalReg1.pri, whole genome shotgun sequence DNA encoding:
- the LOC104640195 gene encoding cyclic AMP-dependent transcription factor ATF-7 isoform X3, whose translation is MTLKFGPARTDSVIIADQTPTPTRFLKNCEEVGLFNELASSFEHEFKKAAEDDEKKNAGALDMSLPSTPDIKIKEEEPVEVDSSPPDSPASNPRSPPNKEKEITSKPVIISTPTPTIVRPGSLPLHLGYDPLHPTLPSPTSVITQAPPSNRQLGSPTGSLPLVVQLANGQTMPVLPGPPVQMPSVISLARPMSMVPNIPGIPGPPINSSGSISPSGLPVHSEAKMRLKASLTASSSLNGSNLVVGSASTMVTARPEQSQILVQHPDAPSPAQPQVSPAQPTPSTGGRRRRTVDEDPDERRQRFLERNRAAASRCRQKRKLWVSSLEKKAEELTTQNIQLSNEVTLLRNEVAQLKQLLLAHKDCPVTALQKKTQGYLAESPKESSEPTGSPAPVIQHSSVTASPNGLSVRSAAEAVATSVLTQMASQRTELSMPIPSHVIMAPQSQSAGR